Proteins encoded together in one Oncorhynchus mykiss isolate Arlee chromosome 7, USDA_OmykA_1.1, whole genome shotgun sequence window:
- the LOC110527470 gene encoding DPH3 homolog: MSVYHDEVEIEDFEYDEDEETYYFPCPCGDRFAITKEDLENGEEVATCPSCSLIVKVIYDKQEFMSGEIIEAPITETRLKLAQSS; encoded by the exons ATGTCGGTCTATCACGACGAAGTTGAGATCGAGGACTTTGAATATGACGAGGATGAAGAGACATACTATTTTCCCTGCCCATGTGGCGACAGATTTGCCATAACCAAA GAGGATTTGGAAAATGGTGAAGAAGTAGCGACGTGTCCGAGCTGCTCGCTCATTGTTAAAGTAATCTACGACAAG CAGGAATTTATGTCTGGGGAGATAATCGAAGCACCAATTACAGAGACCAGATTGAAACTGGCTCAGTCCTCCTGA